A part of Blastopirellula retiformator genomic DNA contains:
- the rpsP gene encoding 30S ribosomal protein S16 — MAVRIRMKRMGRTHRPFYRICAMDARSPRDGKAIEYLGTYDPFVSEKDARVVLKRERVDYWLGVGAQASPKVAVLIRKYGTDGTHVDAQSAALEKLQATAKFVPPKVEITEKAPEAPAAEEAPAEGEAAEASAEAPAEEPAKEEGGE; from the coding sequence GTGGCAGTACGAATTCGCATGAAGCGGATGGGTCGAACCCACCGCCCGTTTTACCGGATCTGCGCCATGGATGCCCGTTCGCCCCGCGATGGTAAGGCGATCGAGTATCTAGGCACCTACGATCCGTTCGTTTCGGAAAAAGACGCCCGCGTCGTGCTGAAGCGCGAACGGGTCGACTATTGGCTGGGTGTTGGCGCCCAAGCGTCGCCGAAAGTCGCCGTCTTGATCCGTAAGTACGGCACCGACGGAACGCACGTCGACGCCCAATCCGCTGCTCTCGAAAAGCTGCAGGCCACGGCCAAGTTCGTGCCGCCGAAGGTCGAGATCACCGAAAAGGCTCCGGAAGCTCCGGCTGCTGAAGAAGCGCCCGCCGAAGGGGAAGCTGCCGAAGCGTCGGCGGAAGCTCCGGCCGAAGAACCGGCCAAGGAAGAAGGCGGCGAGTAA
- the trmD gene encoding tRNA (guanosine(37)-N1)-methyltransferase TrmD, giving the protein MRFDVLTLFPEIFASYLGQSLLAKAIEGDLVEVHPHDMRKWANDKHNRVDDRPFGGGAGMVIRAEPVVECVEAVQCEGVQPGRLIMLTPQGRRLDQRLVEELSQEKRLLLLCGRYEGFDQRVSDLLEPEEISLGDYVLNGGEVAAMAIIDAVIRLIPGVLGDETSSVDDSFSSGNRLLEFPQYTRPRVYRGLAAPDVLLSGDHAQIAAWRKKQSIERTQRRRADLLDRQGESEDE; this is encoded by the coding sequence ATGCGTTTCGACGTCCTGACTCTGTTTCCTGAGATCTTCGCCAGTTACCTGGGCCAAAGCCTGCTGGCGAAGGCGATCGAAGGAGACCTGGTCGAGGTCCATCCGCATGACATGCGGAAATGGGCCAACGACAAGCACAATCGCGTCGATGACCGACCTTTCGGCGGCGGCGCGGGAATGGTGATTCGAGCCGAACCGGTCGTCGAGTGCGTCGAAGCGGTTCAGTGTGAAGGAGTTCAGCCGGGTCGCTTGATCATGCTGACGCCTCAAGGAAGGCGGCTCGATCAGCGGCTGGTCGAAGAGTTGAGCCAAGAGAAGCGACTGCTGCTGCTATGCGGCCGCTACGAAGGGTTCGACCAACGGGTTAGCGATCTCCTGGAGCCAGAGGAGATCTCGCTTGGCGACTATGTCCTGAACGGGGGCGAAGTCGCCGCAATGGCGATCATCGACGCGGTGATCCGGCTCATCCCAGGGGTCCTGGGAGACGAGACGAGCAGCGTCGACGACAGCTTTAGCTCGGGCAACCGGCTGCTGGAGTTTCCGCAATACACGCGACCACGCGTCTATCGCGGCCTCGCGGCGCCAGACGTCCTGCTAAGCGGCGATCATGCCCAGATCGCCGCCTGGCGAAAAAAACAAAGCATCGAACGTACACAACGGCGGCGAGCCGATTTACTCGATCGCCAAGGCGAGTCAGAAGACGAATAA
- a CDS encoding AraC family transcriptional regulator produces MNRVASSSSRTEIFSESPGLETMETLFRSLPNVLFCIKDRDRRYVAANDALVNATLKKTVSDVLGRRAIEVFPEMLAAGYEQQDDEVFERGVNIEDRLEMITRADCDVGWFVTHKAPIHSRTGEVIALAAISRDLEIRADEGQELGAVKEALDTLHRDYSKPLRIGELAEQTKMSASQFERRISKITGLSPRQLLTKLRIDAAAKRLRETDLSVGQIAIDTGFYDQAALTRKFREVTGLTPARYRQATSSL; encoded by the coding sequence TTGAATCGAGTTGCCTCGAGTTCGTCGCGGACCGAGATTTTTTCTGAATCGCCGGGTCTCGAGACGATGGAAACGTTGTTTCGCTCTTTGCCAAACGTCTTGTTTTGTATCAAGGATCGCGACCGTCGTTACGTCGCCGCCAATGACGCGTTGGTCAATGCGACGCTCAAGAAGACGGTCAGCGACGTGCTCGGTCGCCGCGCCATCGAAGTCTTTCCAGAGATGTTGGCCGCCGGTTACGAGCAGCAGGATGACGAGGTCTTTGAACGGGGCGTCAACATCGAAGATCGTCTCGAGATGATCACCCGCGCCGACTGCGACGTCGGTTGGTTCGTCACGCACAAGGCGCCGATTCATTCACGAACCGGCGAAGTGATCGCGCTGGCGGCGATCTCGCGCGACTTGGAAATCCGCGCCGATGAAGGCCAAGAGTTGGGCGCCGTCAAAGAGGCGCTCGATACCCTGCATCGCGACTACAGCAAGCCGCTGCGGATTGGCGAGCTGGCCGAACAGACGAAGATGTCGGCCAGTCAATTCGAACGCCGCATCAGCAAGATCACCGGCCTGTCGCCGCGTCAGCTGTTGACCAAGTTGCGGATCGACGCCGCCGCCAAACGGCTCCGTGAAACCGACTTGTCGGTTGGACAAATCGCGATCGATACCGGCTTTTATGATCAAGCGGCGCTCACACGCAAGTTCCGCGAAGTGACCGGGCTGACCCCGGCCCGCTATCGTCAGGCAACCAGCTCGCTATAA
- a CDS encoding YraN family protein, with protein sequence MLFRWLSQWRKPQSLGARGEAAAARFLRRLGYKIIARSDRSKLGEIDIVAVDGRTVVFVEVKTRTTSDSAHPADAVDAVKQAKLTRLGLSYLRRHNLLECKARFDVVAITWPDDQRQPTIDHIQNAFEPTGDYQMFS encoded by the coding sequence ATGCTGTTTCGCTGGCTATCTCAATGGCGCAAGCCACAGTCGCTTGGCGCTCGCGGCGAAGCGGCCGCCGCTCGCTTTTTACGGCGACTCGGCTACAAGATCATCGCCCGCAGCGATCGCTCGAAGCTGGGAGAGATCGACATTGTCGCCGTCGATGGCCGCACGGTCGTCTTTGTCGAAGTGAAGACCCGCACGACCAGCGACTCCGCCCATCCGGCCGACGCGGTCGATGCCGTAAAACAGGCGAAGCTGACCCGACTTGGGCTCAGCTATCTCCGCCGTCACAACCTACTGGAATGCAAAGCCCGCTTCGATGTCGTAGCGATCACTTGGCCCGACGATCAGCGTCAGCCGACGATCGACCACATTCAAAATGCGTTCGAGCCGACCGGCGACTACCAGATGTTCTCCTGA
- a CDS encoding PLP-dependent cysteine synthase family protein: protein MTTAWVDRAISAIDRDFNRSADTHLIQVPCLQLPNISIYLKDESIHPSGSLKHRLARSLFLYGICNGWIREGTPIVEASSGSTAISEAYFAQLLDLPFHTVIPANTSREKIKKIEFLDGICHLVDGGDIYSHAERIAKEIGGHYMDQFTFAERATDWRANNNIAESMFRQMELEADPVPKWVVVSAGTGGTSATIGRYIRYQKLSTQLCVADPENSVFYDFYQTGDRSVTSSKPSRIEGIGRPRVEASFLPTVVDKMIKVDDAASLASIRLLECLLDRKCGGSTGTNFWATMQIVAQMIERGESGSVVTLICDGGERYLTTYYDDAWVAEQGLDPAPYEAWLHGFLDTGKPPARL from the coding sequence ATGACCACCGCCTGGGTAGATCGTGCGATCTCTGCGATCGATCGCGACTTCAACCGCTCTGCCGACACCCATCTGATCCAAGTTCCTTGCCTGCAGTTGCCGAACATTTCGATCTACCTGAAGGACGAGTCGATCCATCCTTCCGGCAGCTTGAAACACCGGCTGGCCCGATCGCTGTTTTTGTACGGAATCTGCAACGGCTGGATTCGAGAAGGGACGCCGATCGTCGAGGCCTCTTCCGGCAGCACCGCGATCAGCGAAGCCTATTTCGCCCAGTTGCTGGACCTGCCGTTTCACACGGTCATCCCGGCCAACACGTCGCGCGAGAAGATCAAGAAGATCGAGTTCCTCGACGGGATCTGCCACCTGGTCGACGGCGGCGACATCTATTCGCACGCTGAGCGAATCGCCAAGGAGATCGGCGGACACTACATGGATCAGTTCACCTTCGCCGAGCGGGCCACCGACTGGCGGGCCAACAACAACATCGCCGAATCGATGTTCCGGCAGATGGAACTGGAAGCGGATCCGGTGCCCAAGTGGGTCGTCGTCTCGGCCGGAACCGGCGGCACGTCGGCAACGATCGGACGCTACATCCGCTACCAGAAGCTTTCGACGCAGCTCTGCGTCGCCGACCCCGAGAACTCGGTCTTCTACGACTTCTATCAAACTGGCGACCGCAGTGTGACCTCGAGCAAGCCGTCGCGGATCGAAGGGATCGGGCGTCCGCGGGTCGAAGCCTCGTTCCTACCGACCGTCGTCGACAAGATGATCAAAGTTGACGACGCCGCGTCACTGGCCTCGATCCGGCTGCTGGAATGCCTGCTCGATCGCAAGTGCGGCGGTTCGACCGGCACCAACTTCTGGGCGACCATGCAGATCGTCGCCCAGATGATCGAGCGCGGCGAATCAGGCAGCGTCGTCACGCTGATCTGCGATGGCGGCGAACGCTACCTGACGACCTACTACGACGACGCATGGGTCGCCGAGCAGGGTCTTGATCCAGCGCCCTACGAAGCGTGGCTCCACGGGTTTCTCGACACCGGCAAACCGCCCGCCCGCTTATAG
- the ffh gene encoding signal recognition particle protein — MSGSVMFASLQDNLRSAMKSLRGKGKLSEANMRDGLKMVEEALLEADVAYPVVQDFMARVSEEALGQQVLKSLNPDQQLVGVVHEQLIELLGPVDPSLRLDKDVTVLMMCGLQGAGKTTTCGKLARLIGTEGKKALLVAADLQRPAAVQQLHVVGESVGAKVYSEEGASDPIAVCQNAVKYARENGISVVILDTAGRLAIDEELMEQLKTIDRKIVPDQCFLVVDGMTGQDAVNSAKAFNDALELDGVIMTKLDGDARGGALLSVKHVTGVPIKFIGVSEHMDGLEPFYADRMAGRILGMGDVLSMVDLAQREFDQEEAMKAQKALEEGNFTLDDFKRQLEQIMRPGLMTKMLGLMPGFGEMAGMLQNSDHEKEMRGLRGIIDAMTPEERRNPKVINPQRRQRIATGCGKSPQDVSNLLKQFDAMSSMMKGASPSELMGKMQRGDLMDPTGKMKKNKVGTGKRLSTKERAAQKKERSKALRKRKKR; from the coding sequence GTGTCTGGTTCCGTCATGTTCGCTTCACTGCAAGACAACCTCCGATCTGCGATGAAATCGCTGCGCGGCAAGGGAAAACTGTCGGAAGCGAATATGCGCGACGGCCTGAAAATGGTCGAAGAAGCGCTGCTCGAAGCGGATGTCGCTTACCCGGTGGTCCAGGACTTTATGGCCCGCGTTTCGGAAGAAGCGCTGGGACAACAAGTTCTCAAATCGCTCAATCCCGACCAACAACTTGTCGGCGTGGTCCACGAGCAACTGATCGAATTGCTCGGCCCGGTCGATCCCTCGCTGCGTCTCGATAAGGACGTCACCGTCCTGATGATGTGCGGCTTGCAGGGCGCCGGTAAGACGACCACCTGCGGCAAGCTGGCCCGCTTGATCGGCACCGAAGGGAAAAAAGCCCTGCTGGTCGCGGCTGACTTGCAGCGTCCCGCCGCCGTGCAGCAATTGCACGTGGTGGGCGAAAGCGTCGGCGCCAAGGTCTACAGCGAAGAAGGCGCGTCCGATCCGATCGCCGTTTGCCAGAACGCGGTGAAGTACGCCCGCGAAAATGGCATCAGCGTCGTTATTCTCGACACCGCCGGCCGGTTGGCGATTGACGAAGAGCTGATGGAGCAGTTGAAGACGATCGATCGCAAGATCGTTCCGGATCAATGCTTCCTGGTGGTCGACGGCATGACCGGCCAAGACGCGGTCAACAGCGCCAAAGCGTTTAACGACGCGCTGGAGCTGGACGGCGTGATCATGACCAAGCTGGACGGCGACGCTCGCGGCGGCGCCCTCTTGTCGGTCAAACACGTTACCGGCGTTCCGATCAAATTTATCGGCGTCAGCGAACACATGGACGGACTGGAGCCGTTCTACGCCGATCGCATGGCAGGCCGAATCCTCGGTATGGGCGACGTTCTCTCGATGGTTGATCTCGCGCAGCGGGAGTTCGACCAGGAAGAGGCGATGAAGGCCCAGAAGGCGCTCGAGGAGGGTAACTTTACCCTCGACGACTTCAAACGCCAGCTCGAACAAATCATGCGGCCCGGCCTGATGACCAAGATGCTCGGCTTGATGCCTGGCTTTGGCGAAATGGCCGGCATGCTGCAAAATTCCGATCACGAGAAAGAGATGCGGGGGCTGCGGGGCATTATCGACGCGATGACCCCCGAGGAACGCCGCAACCCCAAGGTCATCAACCCGCAGCGTCGCCAACGGATCGCGACCGGTTGCGGCAAATCGCCGCAAGACGTCAGCAACCTGCTAAAGCAGTTTGATGCGATGTCGTCGATGATGAAGGGGGCTTCGCCATCCGAGCTGATGGGCAAGATGCAGCGGGGCGACCTGATGGATCCGACCGGCAAGATGAAGAAAAACAAGGTCGGCACCGGCAAACGCCTGAGCACGAAAGAGCGCGCCGCCCAAAAGAAGGAACGCTCCAAGGCGCTCCGCAAACGAAAAAAACGCTAG
- a CDS encoding bifunctional proline dehydrogenase/L-glutamate gamma-semialdehyde dehydrogenase, translating to MRSGEKKQSQQLARMMNDAAGKAFTMAMVDESFRSAKPHIQARRWRGLLRDFGLPQYFSWTDRMLLRIASAASVVAPQIVMPLIAARMRADSSNVILNGEMDELRRYVRGRVSQGFSINLNHLGEAVLGEEEAQNRLRIALEYLQQPEVNYLSVKISAVFSQINLTAYDQTLTAIKDRLRVIYRAAAPDGKFVNLDMEEYRDLRLTLEAFQQVLAEPEFLHYSAGIVLQAYIPDSWNALQELAAWAQERVAAGGAQVKVRLVKGANMAMEDVEAELHGWHSAPYRTKAETDANYRRMMEFCVRPENAAVLRVGVASHNLFDVALALTLREELGTSDAVEIEMLEGMANHQARIVKEQAGGLLLYAPAVQEKDFQSAMAYLVRRLDENTSPQNFLHDLFGLTPDSAAWKEQERRFREGWEHRRDVTSLSRRQLPCPDPNRAAHFMNQADSDWTQLATRTQLDEAIANWSPALPPEAEDLDATLETAVAAGARWSAESISHRAEILRHAAEVMQEHRFESIAEMQQTAKKAIAEADAEVSEAIDFARYYAEHFPQHPGIASQALGVVVITPPWNFPYAIPCGGVLAALMAGNAVLLKPAPETTDIAWRLVQQLWEAGVPRDVLQFYPCADGETGKRLITDPRVSAVVLTGAYQTARMFQSWRPSLRLYAETSGKNALVITAQADRELAVKDLVQSAFRHAGQKCSAASLAIIEAEVYDDPIFQRQLLDAAASLQVGPSTDRTSVVTPVIREPEPNLLRALTQLEVGESWLLRPQPSADDPCLWSPGIRLGVKPGSWFHKTECFGPVLGLMRAENLDQAIAWQNDVDFGLTAGIHTLDRREQEQWTESVQAGNLYVNRPTTGAIVQRQPFGGWKKSSIGPGSKAGGPNYVSLFARWSDEQTDTPLAIVETSYQTAWDEYFSQEHDPSHLESESNVFRYRPAGGVLLRLPSEDEATIARAKLAAQITGAPLEISIASQEPDADFIARLSREGQRFEFLRTVGEVNDTVLAAMHEAGLNWIDAPLTANGYVELRYWLREQAITRTLHRYGQIIQLPEDHA from the coding sequence ATGCGGAGCGGCGAAAAAAAGCAAAGCCAACAGCTTGCCCGCATGATGAACGACGCCGCCGGCAAGGCGTTTACCATGGCGATGGTCGACGAGAGCTTTCGCAGCGCCAAGCCGCACATCCAGGCTCGGCGTTGGCGGGGTCTCTTGCGCGACTTTGGGTTGCCGCAGTACTTCTCCTGGACTGATCGGATGTTGCTGCGCATCGCCAGCGCCGCCAGCGTCGTCGCTCCGCAGATCGTGATGCCGCTGATCGCCGCTCGGATGCGAGCCGACTCGTCCAACGTCATCCTGAACGGCGAGATGGACGAGCTGCGCCGGTATGTGCGTGGTCGCGTCTCGCAAGGTTTCTCGATCAACCTCAATCACCTGGGCGAAGCGGTTTTGGGAGAGGAAGAAGCCCAGAATCGTCTGCGGATTGCCCTCGAGTATCTGCAGCAGCCCGAGGTGAACTACTTGTCGGTCAAGATCTCGGCCGTCTTCAGCCAGATCAACTTGACCGCCTACGATCAGACGTTGACGGCGATCAAAGACCGCCTGCGAGTTATCTATCGCGCGGCGGCGCCAGATGGCAAATTCGTCAATCTCGACATGGAAGAATATCGCGATCTGCGTCTGACGCTCGAAGCGTTTCAGCAAGTCTTGGCGGAGCCGGAGTTCCTGCACTATTCGGCCGGCATCGTGCTGCAGGCCTACATTCCCGACTCATGGAACGCACTGCAGGAATTGGCCGCATGGGCCCAAGAACGAGTTGCCGCCGGCGGCGCCCAGGTCAAGGTTCGCCTGGTCAAAGGCGCCAACATGGCGATGGAAGATGTCGAAGCGGAGCTGCACGGCTGGCACTCGGCGCCCTATCGCACCAAAGCCGAAACCGACGCCAACTATCGCCGGATGATGGAGTTCTGCGTGCGGCCCGAGAATGCCGCGGTGCTGCGGGTTGGCGTTGCATCGCACAACTTGTTTGACGTGGCGCTCGCGTTGACGCTGCGTGAAGAGCTTGGGACTAGCGACGCTGTCGAAATCGAAATGCTGGAAGGCATGGCCAATCACCAGGCCCGGATCGTGAAAGAGCAAGCAGGCGGGCTGCTCCTTTACGCTCCGGCGGTGCAAGAGAAGGACTTCCAAAGTGCGATGGCCTACCTGGTGCGGCGGTTGGACGAGAACACGTCGCCGCAAAACTTTCTGCACGATTTGTTCGGCCTGACGCCGGATTCCGCTGCGTGGAAAGAGCAAGAGCGGCGGTTCCGCGAAGGTTGGGAGCATCGCCGTGATGTCACCAGTTTGTCGCGACGCCAACTCCCCTGCCCCGATCCCAATCGCGCCGCCCACTTCATGAATCAGGCCGATAGCGACTGGACGCAACTTGCAACCCGCACGCAGCTTGACGAGGCGATCGCCAACTGGTCGCCGGCGCTGCCGCCGGAGGCGGAAGATTTAGACGCGACGCTCGAAACGGCGGTCGCCGCCGGCGCCCGTTGGTCAGCTGAATCGATTTCGCATCGTGCCGAGATTTTGCGTCATGCGGCGGAAGTGATGCAGGAGCATCGCTTCGAGTCGATCGCCGAAATGCAGCAGACCGCCAAGAAAGCGATTGCCGAGGCCGACGCCGAAGTCTCCGAAGCGATCGACTTCGCTCGCTATTATGCCGAACATTTTCCGCAACATCCTGGCATCGCCAGCCAAGCGCTGGGAGTCGTCGTGATCACGCCGCCATGGAACTTCCCCTATGCGATTCCGTGCGGGGGCGTGTTGGCGGCGCTGATGGCCGGCAACGCGGTGCTGCTGAAGCCGGCGCCCGAGACGACCGATATCGCTTGGCGATTGGTGCAGCAGCTTTGGGAAGCTGGCGTTCCCCGCGACGTGCTGCAGTTCTATCCGTGTGCCGATGGCGAAACGGGCAAGCGGCTGATCACCGACCCGCGCGTGAGCGCCGTCGTGCTGACCGGCGCCTACCAAACGGCCCGGATGTTCCAATCATGGCGTCCCTCGCTGCGGCTGTATGCCGAAACGAGCGGCAAGAACGCGCTGGTGATTACCGCCCAGGCCGATCGCGAACTGGCGGTCAAAGACCTGGTGCAGTCGGCCTTTCGCCATGCCGGGCAAAAGTGCAGCGCCGCCAGCCTGGCGATCATTGAAGCGGAAGTTTACGACGATCCGATCTTCCAGCGGCAGCTGCTTGACGCCGCCGCCTCGCTGCAGGTCGGCCCCAGCACCGACCGGACCAGCGTTGTGACGCCGGTCATCCGCGAGCCGGAACCGAACCTGTTGCGAGCGCTAACGCAACTTGAAGTGGGAGAGAGTTGGCTGCTGCGGCCCCAACCGTCGGCCGACGATCCCTGCTTGTGGTCACCGGGGATTCGGCTGGGCGTGAAGCCGGGATCGTGGTTTCATAAGACCGAGTGCTTTGGCCCCGTCTTGGGATTGATGCGGGCGGAGAACCTCGACCAGGCGATTGCCTGGCAAAACGATGTCGACTTTGGCCTGACCGCCGGCATCCATACGCTCGACCGGCGCGAACAAGAGCAATGGACCGAGTCGGTTCAGGCTGGCAACCTCTACGTCAATCGCCCCACGACCGGCGCGATTGTGCAGCGTCAGCCGTTTGGCGGTTGGAAGAAGTCGTCGATCGGCCCCGGCAGCAAAGCGGGCGGCCCTAACTATGTTTCCCTGTTCGCCCGCTGGTCGGACGAGCAGACGGATACGCCGCTCGCCATCGTCGAGACGAGCTACCAAACTGCGTGGGACGAGTATTTCTCCCAGGAGCACGATCCGTCGCACCTGGAAAGCGAAAGCAACGTCTTTCGCTATCGCCCGGCCGGCGGCGTACTACTGCGATTGCCATCGGAGGACGAAGCGACCATTGCGCGGGCCAAGCTGGCCGCACAGATTACCGGCGCGCCGCTCGAAATCAGCATCGCTTCGCAGGAGCCGGACGCCGACTTCATCGCCCGCCTATCGCGAGAGGGTCAGCGTTTCGAGTTCCTCCGAACCGTTGGCGAAGTGAATGACACGGTCCTCGCGGCCATGCACGAGGCAGGCCTCAATTGGATCGACGCGCCGTTGACCGCCAATGGCTATGTCGAGCTACGCTATTGGCTGCGAGAACAGGCGATCACCCGCACCCTGCACCGGTACGGGCAGATCATCCAATTGCCAGAGGATCACGCCTAG
- a CDS encoding thioredoxin-like domain-containing protein: protein MKTNRSLCICLMLVLFLTSTGCGPSRPAVVAAAEEGRKAAEQAETEPAEPAPAAEGEDMQPIPVPFPRRIPAPEFPTDMEWMNTSGPVRLRDLRGKFVLLDFWTYCCINCIHILPELKKLEHEFPNELVVIGVHSAKFENEADAKNISEAILRYEIEHPVVNDDKHRIWNSFSVRSWPTMYLLDPEGNVVYGRSGEFEAKEIAAVLRRAIPYYEQEKTLDRTPIRFELLANSQEPTPLRFPGKVLADEKSNRLYIADSNHNRIVVADLDGKLIETIGNGAIGKTDGDYAAARFHHLQGMALDGETLYVADTENHLLRKVDLKAKTVSTIAGKGEQGRSAWPGVPESGLLRSQVPERFVGKPLETAINSPWALWVKGDDLYIAMAGPHQIWKMKLDGSEIGPYAGNGREDIVDGPLLPPVPYEQGYSSFAQPSGLTSDGTWLYVADSEGSSIRAVPFDPEKEVRTVTGSAHLPSGRLFDFGDKDGSAKDARLQHALGVCYVDGQIYIADTYNNKIRVADAKTGDVSTIAGNGEALNVAGNGERGADDSAPTFDEPAGLSYANGKLYVADTNNHLIRTIDLKTKQVKTLTIEGLTPPSPPKVKQTPNFSSAKEVMLDPAKVTATDGQVKLNVDIQLPLGWKLNKLAPTSYFLEGESTGPAKIAEEVELVSLPEPKPQFTVSLPVAGEGKSTVKFSLRYYFCEDGVDGLCKTAEVRWTIPLEVVASGGESGVTLTTQPEVGL, encoded by the coding sequence ATGAAAACGAATCGAAGTCTCTGCATCTGTTTGATGCTCGTTTTGTTCCTGACCTCGACCGGATGCGGTCCCAGCCGACCAGCTGTCGTCGCCGCCGCCGAAGAAGGACGCAAAGCGGCCGAACAGGCGGAGACCGAACCCGCCGAACCGGCGCCTGCAGCCGAAGGGGAAGATATGCAACCGATCCCCGTCCCTTTCCCCCGCCGGATCCCGGCGCCCGAGTTCCCCACCGATATGGAGTGGATGAATACCTCGGGTCCGGTTCGTCTGCGCGATCTGCGGGGCAAGTTCGTGCTGCTCGACTTCTGGACCTACTGCTGCATCAACTGCATTCACATCCTGCCGGAGCTGAAAAAGCTGGAGCACGAGTTCCCCAACGAACTGGTGGTGATCGGCGTGCACTCAGCGAAGTTTGAAAACGAAGCGGACGCCAAGAACATTTCGGAGGCGATCCTTCGCTACGAAATCGAACACCCGGTCGTCAACGATGACAAGCATCGGATCTGGAACTCGTTCTCTGTCCGCAGCTGGCCGACGATGTACCTGCTCGATCCCGAAGGAAACGTCGTCTACGGCCGCAGCGGCGAGTTTGAAGCGAAAGAAATCGCCGCGGTTCTCCGCCGCGCGATTCCCTACTACGAACAAGAGAAGACGCTCGACCGCACGCCGATTCGCTTCGAGCTGCTCGCTAATAGCCAAGAGCCGACGCCGCTCCGTTTTCCGGGCAAAGTCCTGGCCGATGAGAAATCGAACCGGCTCTACATCGCCGACAGCAATCACAACCGCATCGTGGTGGCCGATCTCGACGGCAAGCTGATCGAAACGATCGGCAATGGCGCCATCGGCAAGACCGACGGCGACTATGCCGCCGCTAGATTCCATCACCTGCAAGGGATGGCGCTCGACGGAGAGACGCTGTACGTCGCCGATACCGAGAACCACCTGCTTCGCAAGGTCGACCTGAAGGCGAAGACCGTCAGCACGATCGCGGGCAAAGGAGAACAAGGCCGCAGCGCCTGGCCCGGCGTTCCGGAATCGGGCCTGCTTCGCTCGCAAGTGCCTGAGCGTTTTGTCGGTAAGCCATTGGAGACCGCGATCAACAGCCCGTGGGCTTTGTGGGTCAAGGGAGACGACCTCTACATCGCCATGGCCGGCCCGCACCAGATTTGGAAGATGAAGCTCGACGGTTCCGAAATCGGTCCGTACGCCGGCAATGGTCGCGAAGATATCGTTGACGGCCCGCTGCTGCCGCCGGTTCCGTACGAGCAAGGCTACTCGTCGTTCGCTCAGCCTTCGGGACTGACTTCGGACGGAACCTGGCTGTATGTCGCCGACAGCGAAGGAAGCTCGATCCGGGCCGTTCCGTTTGATCCCGAAAAAGAGGTCCGCACCGTGACCGGCTCGGCCCATTTGCCGTCGGGACGGCTGTTTGACTTTGGCGACAAGGATGGCTCGGCGAAAGATGCTCGCCTGCAACATGCGCTCGGCGTCTGTTACGTCGACGGACAGATCTACATCGCCGACACCTACAACAACAAAATCCGGGTCGCTGACGCCAAGACGGGGGACGTCTCGACCATCGCCGGCAACGGCGAAGCGTTGAATGTCGCCGGCAACGGCGAACGGGGCGCCGACGACAGCGCCCCCACCTTTGACGAGCCAGCCGGTCTCAGCTACGCCAATGGCAAGCTATACGTCGCCGACACCAACAACCACCTGATCCGGACGATCGATCTGAAAACCAAGCAGGTCAAGACGCTCACGATCGAGGGCCTGACCCCTCCTTCCCCCCCCAAAGTGAAGCAAACGCCGAACTTTTCGTCAGCCAAGGAAGTGATGCTCGACCCGGCGAAGGTGACCGCCACCGATGGCCAGGTGAAGCTGAACGTCGATATTCAGCTACCGCTTGGCTGGAAATTGAACAAGCTGGCGCCGACTAGCTATTTCCTGGAAGGGGAATCGACCGGGCCGGCCAAGATCGCTGAAGAAGTGGAACTGGTCAGCCTGCCCGAGCCGAAACCGCAATTTACGGTCTCTCTGCCGGTCGCCGGCGAAGGGAAATCGACCGTCAAGTTTTCGCTCCGCTATTACTTCTGTGAAGACGGGGTCGACGGGCTCTGCAAGACCGCGGAAGTCCGCTGGACCATTCCGCTGGAAGTGGTCGCATCGGGGGGCGAGTCCGGCGTCACGCTGACCACCCAGCCCGAAGTGGGACTCTAA
- the rplS gene encoding 50S ribosomal protein L19 has translation MSQELMNKVEAPFKKADVDEFEIGDTVDVHTKILEGNKERIQVYTGTVIARSGSGTREMFTVRRIVGGEGVEKKFPIHSPKVDKIVSTRKSVVRRAKLYYLRDRVGKATRLAERRA, from the coding sequence ATGAGCCAAGAACTGATGAACAAGGTCGAAGCCCCCTTCAAGAAGGCGGATGTCGACGAGTTCGAAATCGGCGACACCGTCGATGTCCACACCAAGATTCTCGAAGGCAACAAAGAACGGATCCAGGTTTACACCGGAACCGTGATCGCCCGTAGCGGCAGCGGCACCCGTGAGATGTTCACGGTTCGCCGGATCGTCGGCGGCGAAGGGGTCGAAAAGAAGTTTCCGATCCACAGCCCCAAGGTCGACAAGATCGTCTCAACCCGCAAGTCGGTCGTCCGCCGTGCGAAGCTGTACTACCTGCGCGATCGCGTTGGTAAGGCGACCCGCCTGGCCGAACGCCGCGCCTAA